In Alteracholeplasma palmae J233, a single genomic region encodes these proteins:
- a CDS encoding hydroxymethylglutaryl-CoA reductase, degradative gives MKNNFDKFYFKTKEERIDILKSLNLYDTSLDVSLNEHTASHMIENYLTNFEIPMGLAPNFLINGKEYVIPMVTEEASVVAAASKAAKIIKENGGFNSFVISRLMTGEIIFHQVKNAKQLMSLIKSVENTLFKVAQKAHPKIKEIGGGLVSLHTKQIEDFVILYVIVNTKDAMGANTINTILEALSSYLETITKEKILMSILSNHSTECLVESYCEINPKTLKFPEEIGMKLTDASRIAHLDIYRAATHNKGVLNGIDAVVLSTGNDTRAISAAIHSYAASNGSYQSLTKWSVNANGFIVGSIRIPMPIGTVGGAINVYPLAALSKKILNYKTSEELMMIIASVGLAQNFAAIYALTTDGIQKGHMSLHARSIAIQTDATSTELPELIKELKISKDFSLDNAKNILNIIRKKDN, from the coding sequence ATGAAAAATAATTTTGATAAATTTTATTTTAAAACTAAAGAAGAACGTATCGATATTTTAAAAAGTCTCAATCTATATGATACCTCTTTAGATGTTTCATTAAATGAACATACCGCTAGTCATATGATTGAAAACTATTTAACTAATTTTGAGATTCCTATGGGACTTGCTCCAAATTTTTTAATTAACGGAAAAGAATATGTCATTCCAATGGTAACTGAGGAAGCTTCTGTTGTGGCTGCTGCCTCAAAAGCTGCCAAAATTATTAAAGAAAATGGCGGTTTTAATTCTTTTGTTATTAGTAGACTAATGACTGGTGAAATCATTTTTCATCAAGTAAAAAACGCAAAACAATTAATGTCACTAATTAAATCCGTTGAAAATACTTTATTCAAGGTGGCTCAAAAAGCTCATCCTAAAATAAAAGAAATTGGTGGAGGTTTAGTTTCTCTTCATACTAAACAAATAGAAGATTTTGTTATTTTATATGTCATTGTTAATACCAAAGATGCTATGGGTGCTAATACTATTAATACTATTTTAGAAGCCCTATCTAGTTATCTTGAAACAATTACAAAAGAAAAAATTTTAATGAGTATTTTATCTAATCATTCTACGGAATGCTTAGTAGAATCATATTGTGAGATAAATCCTAAAACTTTAAAGTTTCCAGAAGAAATCGGAATGAAATTGACTGATGCTAGTAGAATTGCTCATTTAGATATCTACCGTGCCGCTACTCATAATAAAGGTGTTTTAAATGGAATAGATGCTGTCGTTCTTTCGACTGGAAATGATACAAGAGCAATCAGCGCAGCTATTCATTCATATGCAGCTTCAAATGGTAGTTACCAATCACTTACTAAATGGTCTGTTAATGCAAATGGTTTTATTGTAGGTTCTATTAGAATTCCTATGCCAATAGGAACAGTTGGTGGTGCGATTAATGTCTATCCACTAGCTGCTTTATCTAAAAAGATTCTTAATTATAAAACTTCTGAAGAACTTATGATGATTATTGCTTCTGTTGGTTTGGCTCAAAACTTTGCTGCTATTTACGCTCTAACAACAGATGGGATTCAAAAAGGACATATGAGTCTTCATGCTAGAAGTATTGCCATCCAAACAGATGCTACTTCTACTGAATTACCTGAACTCATCAAAGAGTTAAAAATAAGCAAGGATTTTTCATTAGATAATGCAAAAAATATATTAAACATTATTAGAAAAAAAGACAATTAA
- a CDS encoding shikimate dehydrogenase family protein, which translates to MKKFALVGRHLSHSYSPQIHKTIGEIYNLDLDYGLIDIEKDQLKEVIEKLKTGEYHGYNITMPYKMEVMQYLDVISDNAKRIGSINTVYYKDGLLHGDNTDYYGFKTMVESSKEAIENKNVYILGSGGAAKSAYVALLDLKANVTVVKLKNEVVDPMFKQVITYEELNKDLVDIYVNTTPVGMYPDLTHSVLDQSLVSGKIVYDVIYNPEVTQIMSYAKRAYGGTLMLFVQAFYSEQSYWQNKNIVFKEEYLEKLKASINE; encoded by the coding sequence ATGAAAAAATTTGCATTAGTAGGTAGACACCTATCACACAGTTATTCACCACAAATCCATAAAACAATTGGTGAAATTTATAACTTGGATTTAGATTATGGATTAATTGACATAGAAAAAGATCAATTAAAAGAAGTGATTGAAAAATTAAAAACGGGAGAATATCATGGCTATAACATCACTATGCCATATAAAATGGAAGTGATGCAATACTTAGATGTTATTTCAGATAATGCTAAGAGAATAGGCTCTATTAATACTGTTTATTATAAAGATGGTTTATTACATGGAGATAATACAGATTATTACGGATTTAAAACAATGGTTGAATCATCTAAAGAAGCAATCGAAAATAAAAATGTATATATTTTAGGTTCAGGTGGCGCAGCTAAATCAGCTTATGTAGCATTACTTGATTTAAAGGCAAATGTTACAGTTGTGAAATTAAAAAATGAAGTAGTAGATCCAATGTTTAAACAAGTTATTACATACGAAGAATTAAATAAAGACTTAGTCGATATCTATGTAAACACAACACCAGTTGGAATGTATCCAGATTTAACACATTCAGTATTAGATCAAAGTCTAGTATCAGGTAAAATAGTTTATGATGTAATCTATAATCCTGAAGTAACCCAAATTATGTCTTATGCTAAAAGAGCTTACGGCGGGACACTAATGTTATTTGTACAAGCATTTTATAGCGAACAATCATATTGGCAAAATAAAAACATTGTATTTAAAGAAGAATACTTAGAAAAGTTGAAGGCTTCAATTAATGAATAG
- a CDS encoding MFS transporter: MLKSFKHTLRASHTGYIVQSININFIPLLFIYFNQTYDISLEKISYLILINFLTQLATDLVAAYVIDKVGFRKPVMVANFLAATGFILLAILPGVMDPFFGMAVAVLIYAIGGGLLEVVLSPIVESCETENKDKEMIKLYAFYSFGQVAVVLISTLFFLIFGINNWQILAILWALVPILNGIYFYFVPMNKTNEEEVKQATMKELFSQKLFWIFLIIMFLTGAAEQGMSQWASTIAEKGLGISKTMSDLVGPMFYAVMMGLTRIVYIYFGHKFKLSILMVIGGIFSLVAFLLIGLTTNPIVGIIACGLCGIGMGTLWPGAIRRSSDLIKNGGGRMFAFLAFLGDIGCSVGPALIGLIAAKSGIKTGMLIGSVFPGILVVFLLLSIRRRYDNKVESV, translated from the coding sequence ATGTTAAAAAGTTTTAAACACACATTAAGAGCATCACATACTGGATATATCGTTCAATCAATTAATATTAACTTTATTCCCTTACTATTTATCTATTTTAATCAAACATATGATATTAGTTTAGAAAAGATTTCATATCTTATTTTAATTAATTTTCTAACACAACTAGCAACTGATTTAGTAGCTGCGTATGTTATAGATAAGGTTGGTTTTAGAAAACCAGTGATGGTTGCTAATTTCTTAGCAGCAACTGGTTTTATTTTATTAGCTATATTACCAGGTGTTATGGATCCATTTTTTGGTATGGCAGTAGCTGTCTTAATTTATGCTATTGGCGGTGGGTTATTAGAAGTTGTTTTAAGCCCAATTGTCGAGTCATGTGAAACTGAAAATAAAGATAAAGAAATGATTAAACTATATGCATTTTATAGTTTTGGACAAGTAGCAGTTGTCTTAATATCAACATTATTCTTTTTAATCTTTGGTATCAATAATTGGCAAATACTTGCCATATTATGGGCTTTAGTACCCATATTAAATGGAATATATTTCTACTTTGTCCCAATGAATAAGACAAATGAAGAAGAAGTGAAACAAGCCACTATGAAAGAACTCTTTAGTCAAAAACTATTTTGGATTTTTTTAATTATTATGTTTTTAACAGGTGCAGCAGAACAAGGCATGAGTCAATGGGCTTCTACTATTGCGGAAAAAGGATTGGGCATCTCTAAGACAATGAGCGATTTAGTTGGACCTATGTTTTATGCAGTTATGATGGGACTTACAAGAATTGTTTATATCTATTTTGGACATAAGTTCAAACTAAGTATTCTAATGGTTATAGGTGGCATTTTTAGCTTAGTAGCATTCCTTTTAATCGGACTAACAACGAATCCTATAGTAGGTATTATTGCTTGTGGATTATGCGGAATTGGTATGGGAACACTATGGCCAGGGGCAATTAGAAGATCATCTGACTTAATTAAAAATGGTGGTGGAAGAATGTTTGCTTTCCTAGCTTTCTTAGGTGATATTGGATGTTCTGTGGGACCTGCTTTAATTGGTTTGATTGCGGCTAAAAGTGGTATAAAAACAGGCATGCTAATAGGAAGTGTTTTTCCAGGTATATTAGTAGTATTCTTATTGTTAAGTATTAGAAGAAGATATGATAATAAAGTTGAATCAGTATAA
- a CDS encoding thiolase family protein encodes MKNEIVVVSAKRSATGKFKGIYKDLSAVKLGTAVLKDALDAISLNPNDVEYVIMGNVLQAGLGQNPTRQVAIYAGIPFSVPAFTVNEVCGSGLKSIHLGMQQILLGEAKIVAVGGFENMTLSPILNDRFTSHSNDSIYKDGLTDAFSNMVMGDTVESLIKEFNISREKQDLFALDSQKRAHFATVNHYFEKEITPIKVKDLLHTKDEPIRPDTNIDALSHLKTIFDEHGTITAGNASSINDGASCLILMEKKEALKRNIPILATIKSFTEVGIEPERMGLAPIYSINNILNKEKLTLDQIDLFEINESFAGQVLSVLSKLPIPLEKLNVNGGAIALGHPLGSSGSRIVVSLIHELNRQNKKLGLASLCVGGGIGMSLLIEGNVNEK; translated from the coding sequence TTGAAAAATGAAATTGTTGTTGTAAGTGCTAAACGTAGCGCTACAGGTAAATTCAAAGGAATTTATAAAGATTTATCTGCAGTTAAGTTAGGCACTGCTGTATTAAAAGATGCTCTTGATGCCATTAGTTTAAATCCTAATGATGTTGAATATGTTATTATGGGAAATGTTTTACAAGCTGGATTAGGCCAAAATCCTACAAGACAAGTTGCTATTTATGCAGGGATTCCTTTTAGTGTACCTGCCTTTACAGTAAATGAAGTTTGTGGTTCAGGGCTAAAATCTATTCACTTGGGGATGCAACAAATTCTTTTGGGTGAAGCAAAAATAGTTGCTGTTGGTGGATTTGAAAATATGACTTTATCTCCTATTTTAAATGATAGATTTACTAGCCACTCAAATGATTCTATTTATAAAGATGGTCTTACAGATGCCTTTAGTAATATGGTGATGGGTGATACAGTAGAATCACTTATTAAAGAATTTAATATTTCTAGAGAAAAACAAGACTTATTTGCACTAGATAGCCAAAAAAGGGCTCATTTTGCAACTGTTAATCATTACTTTGAAAAAGAAATAACACCTATAAAAGTTAAAGATTTACTACATACAAAAGATGAGCCTATTAGACCTGATACAAATATAGATGCCTTAAGTCATTTAAAAACTATTTTTGATGAACATGGGACAATTACTGCAGGTAATGCTTCTTCTATTAATGATGGGGCTTCTTGCCTGATTTTAATGGAGAAAAAAGAAGCTTTAAAAAGAAACATTCCTATTCTTGCGACTATAAAAAGTTTTACTGAAGTTGGTATTGAACCTGAAAGAATGGGTCTTGCTCCTATTTATTCAATTAACAATATTTTAAATAAAGAAAAGCTTACTTTAGATCAAATTGATTTATTTGAAATCAATGAATCATTTGCTGGGCAAGTATTATCCGTTTTAAGTAAACTTCCTATTCCGTTAGAAAAACTTAATGTGAATGGTGGAGCGATTGCATTAGGTCATCCACTAGGTTCTTCTGGTTCTAGAATTGTTGTTAGTTTAATCCACGAACTGAATAGACAAAATAAAAAACTTGGTCTTGCTTCATTATGTGTAGGTGGAGGTATTGGTATGAGTTTATTAATTGAAGGTAATGTAAATGAAAAATAA
- a CDS encoding chorismate mutase, translated as MKTIEELRLEIDKIDQEMKELFIKRMEVSKEVGIYKKENNLPILDQKREDQLIEKKKLNFNNEELWSYYEKFIKYIMELSKEIQK; from the coding sequence ATGAAAACAATTGAAGAACTACGTTTAGAAATAGATAAGATTGATCAAGAAATGAAAGAACTTTTTATTAAAAGAATGGAAGTTTCTAAAGAAGTGGGTATCTATAAAAAAGAAAATAATCTTCCTATATTAGACCAAAAAAGAGAAGATCAATTAATAGAAAAAAAGAAACTTAATTTTAATAACGAAGAATTATGGAGTTATTACGAAAAGTTTATTAAATATATAATGGAATTATCAAAGGAGATTCAAAAATGA
- a CDS encoding chorismate synthase, which produces MNSFGNLFKITLYGESHQDAIGIVIDGLPSGIKVNYDLVYEDLEKRKPKAIGTTPRKEKDEVIFTSGIFNDYTTGSPVHAMIKNENTKSGDYTHLVKQPRPGHADYVASIKYKGFQDYRGGGRFSGRLTAPIVVAGSFAKMVTPFHYSHELIQIGSLKDMTKIDEYLLEIAKNKDSVGGIIEVRVKGLPIGIGEPMFSKVESEIGKMLFSIPAVKGVSFGTGFEGVEMLGSEFNDVILDETGKTKTNHSGGISGGITNGNDLVIKVFVKPTSSIQKTQNSFNTEEKATTEFTVGGRHDIAIVRRVGIVLENAVAICLADLYLIHKAYL; this is translated from the coding sequence ATGAATAGTTTTGGTAATTTATTTAAAATTACTCTTTATGGTGAATCTCATCAAGATGCTATTGGCATAGTGATTGATGGATTACCTTCAGGGATAAAAGTGAACTATGATTTAGTTTATGAAGACTTAGAAAAAAGAAAACCAAAAGCTATAGGAACAACCCCACGTAAAGAAAAAGATGAAGTTATTTTTACCTCAGGTATTTTTAATGATTACACAACAGGATCACCTGTTCATGCAATGATTAAAAATGAAAACACTAAATCAGGAGATTATACTCATTTAGTGAAACAACCAAGACCCGGTCATGCTGATTATGTTGCTAGCATAAAGTATAAAGGATTCCAAGATTATAGAGGTGGCGGAAGATTTTCAGGTAGATTAACTGCCCCCATAGTGGTTGCTGGTAGTTTTGCTAAAATGGTTACACCTTTTCACTACAGCCATGAACTCATTCAAATAGGCTCTTTAAAAGATATGACTAAAATAGATGAATACTTACTAGAAATAGCTAAAAATAAAGATTCTGTTGGTGGTATTATTGAAGTTAGAGTTAAAGGACTACCAATTGGAATTGGAGAACCTATGTTTTCAAAAGTAGAAAGTGAAATAGGTAAAATGCTATTTTCTATACCAGCAGTAAAAGGTGTTTCTTTTGGAACAGGCTTTGAAGGTGTTGAAATGTTAGGTAGTGAGTTTAATGACGTTATCTTAGATGAAACTGGAAAAACTAAAACAAATCATAGTGGTGGTATTAGTGGTGGTATTACAAATGGAAATGATTTAGTAATAAAAGTTTTTGTTAAGCCGACATCAAGTATTCAAAAAACACAAAATAGTTTTAATACAGAAGAAAAAGCAACTACAGAATTTACAGTAGGTGGTAGACATGATATCGCAATTGTAAGAAGAGTTGGAATTGTATTAGAAAATGCAGTAGCAATCTGCCTTGCAGATTTATACTTAATCCATAAGGCATACTTATAG